Proteins co-encoded in one Tautonia rosea genomic window:
- a CDS encoding Mrp/NBP35 family ATP-binding protein — MSASHPTGLTEQDVLLALKGVQDPDLKRDLVDLGMIKDIRITDQFLELTVNLTTPACPLKGKIEADVREAIGRNLGNARELRVNMTADVRGKGVIEKGDIPGVRNVIAVGSGKGGVGKSTLAASLAYGLQHYGSKVGLMDADVYGPSVPHLVGASGRPMAKGERIQPIEANGLKLMSIGFLVKPEQAVIMRGPMLHGIVNQFLHQVDWGELDYLVIDLPPGTGDVPLTLSQSLPLTGAVVVCTPQEVALLDATRAVAMFRQLKVPLLGMVENMSFLDPPNGGERMYPFGHGGARRRAEELDVPFLGEVPLVLDIREKGDVGLLHETLAEGSPSRPYLLSVVEALAQQISIRNLKAPKMPTLEILS; from the coding sequence ATGTCCGCTTCTCACCCTACCGGACTCACCGAACAGGACGTCTTGCTCGCCCTGAAAGGAGTTCAGGATCCGGACCTCAAGCGCGACCTGGTCGACCTCGGGATGATCAAGGATATCCGGATCACCGACCAGTTCCTTGAGCTTACGGTCAACCTCACCACCCCGGCCTGTCCCTTGAAAGGGAAGATCGAGGCCGACGTCCGCGAAGCGATTGGCCGCAATCTCGGCAACGCTCGCGAACTCCGCGTCAACATGACCGCCGACGTTCGGGGCAAGGGGGTGATCGAGAAAGGGGACATCCCCGGCGTGCGGAACGTCATCGCCGTCGGATCGGGCAAGGGGGGGGTCGGGAAGTCCACCCTCGCCGCCTCGCTCGCGTATGGCCTGCAACACTACGGATCGAAGGTCGGCCTGATGGACGCCGACGTCTACGGCCCTTCGGTCCCTCACCTTGTGGGCGCGTCGGGCCGACCGATGGCCAAGGGAGAACGGATTCAGCCGATCGAGGCCAACGGCCTGAAGCTCATGTCGATCGGGTTTCTGGTCAAGCCCGAGCAGGCCGTCATCATGCGAGGCCCGATGCTCCACGGCATCGTCAACCAGTTTCTCCATCAGGTGGACTGGGGCGAACTGGATTACCTCGTCATCGACCTGCCTCCCGGCACCGGCGATGTCCCCTTGACCCTCTCACAAAGCCTCCCGCTGACCGGCGCTGTGGTCGTGTGCACACCTCAAGAGGTTGCCCTGCTCGACGCGACCCGCGCTGTCGCCATGTTCCGTCAGCTCAAGGTGCCCTTGCTCGGCATGGTCGAAAATATGAGCTTCCTCGACCCTCCCAACGGCGGGGAACGCATGTACCCGTTTGGTCACGGCGGCGCCCGTCGTCGGGCTGAGGAACTGGATGTGCCCTTCCTCGGTGAAGTTCCGCTCGTCTTGGACATCCGCGAAAAAGGGGACGTCGGCCTCCTCCACGAGACCCTTGCCGAGGGTTCACCATCGCGTCCTTACCTGCTCAGTGTCGTCGAGGCCCTTGCCCAGCAGATCAGCATCCGCAACCTCAAAGCACCGAAGATGCCAACCCTGGAAATTCTCAGCTAG